The DNA region GCGCTGCGCACCCTTGCCGAGGAGGGACTGCTCCGGCAGGTGGGTACCGCCCAGGTCGGCTCCCGGCCGGCCCGCACCAGCTACGAGATCACCGCCGCCGGCGTCGAGGAGTTCGACGATCTGCTGCGTCGACACTGGTCGGACTCTCGACCGGCGGCGGATCCTTTCCTCAGCGCGTTCGCGTTCCTGCCGGCGATGCCCCGGGCGGAGGCGGTCGCGGCGCTGCGGGCGCGGGCGGCGACGCTGCGGGCCGGCAACGCCGCCGCCCGCGACGAGCTGGCCGGTGGCTGGCCCCGGCAGAAACCGTCGTACGTCGGGTGGATGCTGGAGCTGACGATCGCGCGTGCCGAGGGGGAGATCGCCTGGTGTGAGCGGGTCGCCGAGCTGATCGCCGCCGGGGCGTCCTACCAGCCGGCTGAGAAGTCGGCTGACGCGGCCTGGGCCGGCTGGCAGGCTGACGTCGACGCAGGTGACCGGGATCCGCTGTGACCCGGGTGGAATACTCAAGCTTGACTAATCTTCGGGCAGTCCAGGAGCACACTGATGATCGAGACCAAGGGGCTGCGGAAGTCGTTCCGCTCCCGGCAGGGGCGCGGTGCCAAGACCGTCGACGCGGTCCGCGGCGTCGACATGCTGGTCGAGGAGGGCGAGATCTTCGGCTTCCTCGGGCCCAACGGCGCCGGCAAGACCACCACCCTGCGGATGCTCGCCACCCTGATCGAGCCTGACGGCGGCGAAGCCGTCATCGCCGGGGCCGACCTGCTGCGCGACCCCGGCGAGGTACGCCGCCGGATCGGCTACGTCGCCCAGGGCGGCAGCACCTGGGACGAGGTCACCGGCCGCGAGGAACTGGTGATGCACGCCCGGATGTACGGCATCGGCAAGGCCGAGGCGCAGCGCCGGGCCACCCGGGCCCTGGCCGCCTTCCAGCTGACCGAGTACGCCGACCGCAAGTGCAAGACCTACTCCGGTGGTCAGCGCCGCCGGGTCGAGATCGCGCTGGGCATCATCCACGAGCCGAAGGTGGTCTTCCTCGACGAACCGACCACCGGGCTCGACCCGCAGAGCCGGGCCCACATGTGGGACGAGATCCGTCGGCTGCGCGCCGAGGGCATGACCGTCTTCATCACCACCCACTACCTCGACGAGGCCGACGCGCTCTGCGACCGGATCGCGATCATGGATCACGGTGAGATCGTCACCGAGGGCACCCCCGCCGCGCTGAAGCGGGAGATCGCCGGCGAGGTGGTCACCGTCGGGCTGCGACCGGGCCAGGCGGCCACCGCCGCGCAACTGCTCGACACCCAGCCGTACGTCGCCAAGCTGGAGACCCCGGACGACGGCGGACTGCGCCTGTTCGTCGACGACGGTGCCACCGCCATCCCGCAGATCCTGCGCACCCTCGACGGCGCCGGCCTCGACCTCGGCTCGATCGAGCTGCACCGGCCGAGCCTCGACGACGTCTTCCTCACCAAGACCGGCCGCTCGCTGCGCGAAAGCTGAAATCGGAGACCACGAGATGAAATTCGCCCGCGACACCTGGCTGATCTTCCAACGACAGGCGACGTTGCTGCTGCGCAACCCTGTCTGGATCTTCGTCGGCGTGTTCCAGCCGATCATGTACCTGTTGTTGTTCGCGCCGCTGCTCAAGCCGGCGCTGGCCCCGATGGGGGCGAGCACCGACGCGGAGATCTACCGCATCTTCGTGCCCGGCCTGCTGGTGCTGCTGGCCATCTTCGGCGGACTGTTCCAGGGGTTCGGTCTGATCGCCGAGCTGCGGGCCGGCGTGATCGAGCGGTCCCGGGTCACCCCGGTCAGCCGACTCGCCCTGCTGCTCGGGCGCAGCCTGCGCGACGTGGTGTCGCTGCTGCTGCAGGCAGTGATCATCACCGTGCTGGCGATCCCGTTCGGGCTGACCGTGCAGCTGGGCAACCTGCTGCTGGCGTACCTGCTGCTCGCCCTGATCGCGCTGATGACCTCGGCCGTGTCGTACGGCGTGGCGCTGCTGGTCCGCAGCGAGGACGCGCTCGCCCCGCTGATGAACACCGTCGCCCAGCCGGTGCTGCTGCTCTCCGGCATCCTGCTGCCGCTGGCCTTCGCGCCACTGTGGCTGCAGCGGGTGGCCCAGTGGAACCCGTTCTCCTGGGCAGTCGACGGCACCCGTGCCCTGTTCGCCGGGAACATCGGCGACGACGCGGTCTGGCAGGGGCTGTTGATCACCATGGCGCTGGCCGCGCTCGCGGTGACCTGGGCTGCCCGCGCCTTCGCCCGCAGCGTCCGGTAACGGCGCCGCACCCAGGGCTGCCCTCTGCGCACGGCAACGGCGCAGAGGGCAGCGACTCCAGGCTACCGCCGGCCGGCTCGACCCGCCCCCGGCTGCGGGCCGGGACGGGACGGGCCGGTGGTCAGCGGCGGCGGGCCAGGGTCAGGCCGTCGGCGATGGCCAGCATCACCACGTCCACCCGGTCGTCGTCGGCGACCTGCCGGTTGAAGGCGACCATCGCCCGGTCCTCCTCGCTCTGCGGCTGCAGGACCCGGCCGTGGCGCAGTACGTTGTCGACCACGATCAGCCCGCCGGGGCGCATCCGGGGCACCAGCTCGGCCCAGTACACCGGATAGCTGATCTTGTCGGCGTCGATGAATGCCAGGTCCAGGTGCGGCTCGGTCGGCAACGCCCGCAGCGAGTCGGCGGCCGGCCCGATCCGCAGCTCGATCCGGTCGTCGACGCCCGCCCGCTGCCAGTAGCGGCGGGCCACCGAGGTGAACTCCTCGGAGACGTCCAGGCAGATCAGCTGACCGTCGGCGGCGAGGCCCCGGGCGATCGCGAGCGCGGAGAGCCCGGTGAAGGTGCCCACCTCGACCGCCTGGCGGGCACCCACCAGCCGGGCCAGCATGGTCATCAGGGCGGCCTGTTCGGGTGCGACCTGCATCTGCGCGTTCTCCGGCAGGTTGGTCGCGGTCTCGGCGATGAGATCGCCGACGATCTCGTCCGGCGGGGTGCCGTGGGCGACGACGTACGCCTGCAGCGCATCCGTCATCGGCAACGTCTTGGTGGTCATGCACCGAACGCTAGCGGGTCACCGGTCCTCGTCGGCCGCGCCCCACAGATCGGTGATCCGGTGGCCGACGTCGGCCACCAGCCGGCGCAGCAGCGGCAACGACAACCCCACGACCGTCCCGTGATCGCCTTCGATCCGGTCGAGGAACGGCGCACCCACCCCGTCGATGGTGAACGAGCCCGCCACCCGTAGCGGCTCGCCGGTGGCCACGTAGGCGGCGATCTCGTCGTCGGAGATGTCGGCGAAGTGCACCACGGTCGCGGCGGTCCGTTCGGCCCGGACCCCGCTCGCCAGGCTGGTCAGCGCATGCCCGGTGTACAGCACCCCGCTGCGGCCGCGCATCCGCCGCCAGCGCTCGGCGGCGTCGGCGGCGTCGGCCGGCTTGCCATAGACCGCGCCGTCGAAGTGCAGCACCGAGTCGCAGCCGAGGACGAGCAGGTCGGCATCGCCCTCGACGTGGTCGGGGCGCAGCCGGTCGGCGACGGCGACCATCTTCATCCGGGCCAGGGCCAGGCACAGCTCGTCGGGGCGCTCCAGCGTCACCGACTCCTCGTCGACGCCGCTCACCAGCACCTGCGGGGTGATCCCGGCGGACTGCAGCAGCGCGTACCGGGCGGGGCTGGCCGAGGCGAGTACCAGGCGGGGACGCATCGAGGTGGGCACGGTCGGTCAGGCTACCCGGCCGGTCAGCGCGGGGACGCCGACGTGCGCCAGGCGTCCGGGCCGGGCCGGGGCAGCGGGCCACGGTCGGGCCGGACGCTGCGGGCCCAGCGGGAGACCGCAGGGTCGCGGGCGCCGTCGTGGGCGTCACTGTCGGAAACCGGACGGGTACGGCTGAGTACGGCGCCGACCAGCGCGGCCAGCTCCTCGGCGGTCGGTGACCCCCGGGTGATCCGCCAATCGTGCCGCGCCTCGCTCATCGGCCCAGGCTACGCGGAGCGGCCGACGCGGTCGACCGGTGGTCGCCGGACCGGCGACGAATGGTGATCATCACTGGCGCGCCAGGCTGGCCACCGGGTTGCCGGATCGTACAATATGACGCGCGGCTCACACCGGCCGCGTGCCGATCGTGTGGCACCCAGATCTTCCGGGTACGGTCATTTGGATGTCCGCTGTGCCCCCGCAACTTGTTGCTGACCGTTACCGGCTGGTCGAGCCGCTCGGTCAGGGCGGCATGGGCCGGGTCTGGAAGGCCCGTGACGAGGTGCTGCACCGCGACGTCGCCATCAAGGAGCTGGTGCCGCCGCCGGGGCTGACCAACCAGGAGCGCCGCGAGATGCGGGAACGCTCGCTGCGGGAGGCGCGGGCCATCGCCCGGCTCAACCACATCAACGTCGTACGGGTCTTCGACGTGCTACGTACCGACGGTGACCCGTGGATCGTGATGGAGTACGTACCGTCACGGTCGTTGCAGGACCTGCTCGCCGACAGCGGCCCGGTGCCGGCCAGTCGGGCCGCGGAGATCGGTCTCGGCGTACTCGGCGCCTTGCGTTCGGCGCACCTTTCCGGGGTCATGCACCGGGACGTCAAGCCCGGCAACGTGCTCATCGGCCATGACGGCCGGGTGGTGCTGACCGACTTCGGGCTGGCCACCGTGCCCGGTGACCCGAACGTCACCCGGACCGGCCTGGTGCTCGGCTCACCGGCGTACATCGCCCCGGAGCGCGCCCGCACCGGCAGCGCCGGGCCCGAAGGTGACCTCTGGTCGCTCGGCGCGACCCTGTACGCGGCCGTCGAAGGGCAGTCGCCGTACGCCCGACCGACGGCGATCGCCACGCTCTCCGCGCTGGCCACCGAGCCGCCGCCGCCGGCCCGCCGCGCCGGGCCGCTCAAGCCGGTCCTCGCCGGGCTGTTGCGCAAGGACCCGCAGACCCGGATGAAGGCCGACGAGGCGGAGCGCCTGCTGACCCGGGCCGCCGGGCGCGGTCCGCGTCGGGGCCGGTCACTACTCGACGGCGTACGCCGACCGAGCCCGCTCGGCTCCCGGGAGCTGCGGCCCGGCGAGTCACGGTCGGGGATCGTTCCCGGTCCGCGTTCGGCCGCGCCGCGTAGCCCCGTGTCGCCGGGGCCGGTCTCGCCGGTCTCGCCGTTGCCGACCCCGCTGCCGGTGGTGCCGGGGCCGGCGAAGTACGGCCCGATCGCCCGGCCCGCCGCGGCTTCGGACGAGACCAAGGTGGTCGGGTCGCCATCGGTCGCGGCCGACGAGACCAAGGTGGTCAGGTCGCCGGCCGCCGAGACCAGCGTGCTTCCGGCGCCGAAACCGGCTGCACCCGCGCCGGCCGAAACGACCGTGCTGCCGCCGGCCGGCCCGGCGCAGCCGACGCCGCCGACCCAGGCTGAGCCGCAGGTCAAGGCTGAGCCGCAGGTCAAGGCTGAGCCGCAGGTCAAGGCTGAGCCGACCCAGGTCGTGCGGGCCGTCAAGTCGGGCACCGCCAAGCCGGCGGCGAGGCAGGAGCCGGCCCCCGCCGTCGTGGCGCCGGCCCCCGCCGTCGTGGCGCCGGCCCCCGCCGTCGCGGCGCCGGTCGACGAGCCGGCCGACGAGCCGACCACAGTGGCACCCGCCGTCGACGAGCCGGCCGACCGGAGCGGCCCCGCTGCCGCCGAGCCTTCGGCCCCTGCCGTGCCGGCCCCTGCCGTCGCCGCCGCGACCAGCGTGGACCACCGGCCGGAGCCCGCGTCGCAGCGGCAGAACTGGTCGACCCCGGCGCTGCTGTTCGACCGGGCCGCCCGCACCATCGGCGCGGTGCCGCGCAACGTGCTGCTCGGCAGCGCCGCCGGGATCGTCGTACTCGTGCTGTTGGTGACCGTCGCGATGCTCAGCCTCGGCGACGAGGGTGAGCGGCGCGGACAGCTCGGCACCGGAGCCGGCGAGTCGCCGGCCGCGCCCTCGCCGGCCGCGCCCTCGGCGGCCGCCAGCGGCGCGCCGAGCGCCGAAGCCTCACCGCAGCCGTCGTCCGCCGCGCCAACGCCGAGTGCACCGACGTCGCCGACCCCGACGACCGAACCGCCGACCGGGCCGGCCCAGGCCGGGCCGTTGCCGGCCGGCTGGCGGCTGCACGAGGACCCGACCGGGTTCTCCGTTCCGGTGCCGGAGGGCTGGGCGGTCACCCGCGACGGCAACCGGGTCGAGTTCCGGGAGACCGCACAACTCGGGCGACTGATCATCATCGACCAGACCGACAGCCCCAAGCCTGACCCGGTCGCCGACTGGGAGAGCCAGGAGCAGTCCCGGCGGGGTGGCTACAACAACTACGAGCGGGTCCGGATCGAAGCCGTCGACTACTTCCTGTCCGCCGCCGACTGGGAGTTCCGCTACACCAGCACCCGGGGCAACCGGCTGCAGGTACGCAACCGGGGATTCGTCACCGCGCCGGACAAGGCCTACTCGATCTACTGGTCCACCACGGCCGACCGGTGGCAGGAGGACCTGGTGTACTTCGACCTGATGGCGAGCCGGTTCCGCCCGGCCGGGAGCTGAGCCGCCGCACCGTACGCATTAACTTCCGATCTTCGGGGTACCACCCTGGACACGACGGAAGGAGGTGCGACATGAGCAACCGTCGACGGATCGTCAAGCCGAGTCTGGCACTGTGGATGCTGGTGGCATTGGCCGACGTTGCCCTGCTGGTCGCCAGCGTGGGGCTGCTGACCGTACTGCTGGTCGTGGCCGGCGTCGCCGCCGTGGCCGGAGCCGCAGTCGGGGCGTCCCAGCTGATCGGTCGCGGTGCCCGCCGAGCGGCGGACCCGCTGTCGTAACGATGTCACTTCTCTCCGTAGCCGTTGATTGTGATCTATGCGCCGACTAGCCTGAGGACGGCGGACCGCCACGGGCTCGATCTGCCGACCGGCGAAACCGGCGGCGCACACGGGGAGACGAGTTGGATCCAATGGTTCTGGCTGCCCAGCAATGGGTCAACGCCACCTATCGTCAGGTGCCCGGCTACCAGGTCGTGGCGGAGGACGGGCGCACCGGCTGGCCCACCATGTACGCCCTCACCAGGGCGCTGCAGCATGAGCTCGGCATCGCCACCCTGGTCGACAACTTCGGCCCCACGACGCTGTCCCTGCTGACCCAGCGCGGCGGGATTCGCATCGGCGACCCGAACACCAACATGGTGCGGATCCTGCAGGCGGCCTGCTTCTGCAAGGGCTACCACGCGGGCGGGATCACCGGCACCTTCGGCCCGAACACCCAGGCCGCGGTGACCGCCATGATGGCCGACGCCGGGCTGGGCCCGATCGTCGGCGGCGCCGCCTCGCCGAAGGTGGTCAAGGCGATGCTGACCATGGATGCCTACGTCCTGCTGCCCGGCGGCTCGGCGGCGATCCGGCAGATCCAGCAGTGGCTCAACGGCCGGTACGTGCACCGCCGTGACTTCTTCGTCGCACCCTGCGACGGCAACTTCTCCCGGGACGTCCAGAAGGCGCTGTTCCTGGCCATCCAGTTCGAGCTGGGGATGACCGACGACCAGGCCACCGGGGTGTTCGGCCCGGGGACCCAGGCCGGCCTGCGCAACCACCACCTCACCGTCGGCTCGACCGGGGTGTTCGTGCAGATCTTCACCGCCGCCATGGTGGTCAACCGGATCAGGCTCGCCGCCGGCGGTACGTACCAGACCTTCACCAGCAGCTACGACGGCACGGTCGCGGCGGCGGTACGCGACTTCCAGTCCTTCTCCGTGCTGCCGGTCACCGGCGCCGGTGACTTCGCGACCTGGTGCCAACTGCTGGTCTCCACCGGCGACCCGAGCCGGCCCGGCACCGCCGCGGACTGCGTCACCACGGTCACCGACGCCCGGGCCCAGGCTCTGTACGCCGCCGGTTACCGGGTGGTCGGGCGGTACCTCGACGAGAAGCCCTGGGGGACGCTGAACAAGAAGATCCAGCCGGGTGAGCTCGACACCATCTTCCGCAACGGTCTGAAGGTCTTCCCGATCTCCCAGTACTACGGCGAAGAGGTCTCCTACTTCACCTACGCCACCGGCTACCAGGACGCGCTGGACGCCCACGCCGCCGCGCTCGGCTACGGCTTCCGGGCCGGCACGGTGATCTACTTCGCGGTGGACTACGACGCCACCGGGGCCGACATCGCCTCCCACATCGTGCCGTACTTCACCGGGGTGGTGGCCGGGCTGGCCGCCGCCGGCAACCGGTACGTCCACGGCGTGTACGGATCCCGCAACGTCTGTGCCCAGGTCAGTCAGCAGACGCAGGCACGGTGGTCGTTCGTCTCCGGCATGTCGACCGGGTTCTCCGGCAACATGGGCTTCCCGCTGCCGGAGAACTGGTCGTTCAACCAGATCCAGACCCTCACCGTCGGCACCGGCAGCGGCGCCATCGAGATCGACAAGAACATCCACCGGCCGGGCACCGACCCGGGGGTCTCCTCGGTCGAGACCGCCGCCACGACGACGGAGACGACCAGATGACATCGACCATGATGCCCCGCCGCAGGCTGCTCGCGGCCGGCGGAGCCGTCACCGGCGGCGCGCTGCTCGGCGCGGCCAACCTGCCGGCGGCCGGCGCGGCCGCACCCGGTGCCCCGGCCGACCACACGGCGCCGGCCGCAGGCGCGGCACCGCCCGACCCGACCGCGACCAGCTGGCCGACAGTGGACGCCGGGCAGATCACACCGGTGCGGATCGAGGGCAGCGACGCCACCGTGCTACTGGTCGGCGGTGCCGTCGCCACCGTGCTGCGGCACGTCGCCCGCCGCTTCCACTACGAGGTCGCACCGCTGGGCGACGGCGACGCGTCCGGCTGGCAGCCCACCGGCTCCGCCGCCCACCGCAGCGGTACGGCGATCGCCCTGCACCCGGCCCGCTATCCGGCCGGCGTGACCGGCGGCCTCTTCCCGACGCAGCTGATCGTCGTCCGCGACATCCTGGCCGAGTGTGCCGGGGTGGTCCGCTGGGGCGGCGACGACCGGCAGACGCCACAGGAGGGTCACTTCCGGATCGACGTACCGCCGGGGGACCGCCGGCTGGCCATGGTCGCCGCCGCCGTCGACGCCCGGCGCGGACCGGGCGCCGGTGCCGGGAGCAGCCCGGACCCGCTGGTGCCGGGCCGCCGGGCCGCCGCGCGAACCCTGGAGTCGCTGCAGCGTCGCCGCTGACCGTCGCAGCGAGGGCAGGGCGTTCGCCAAGCGGGCGGCAGTGGCGACGCTCATGTCCGGCACCTCCCGGCCGCTGGCTGCTGTCGACGTGGCGCTGTCGACGACGTACGGCCATGTCTCACCTTTCGGCGCTCTGGTGGGGTTGGTACGCGGTGGGTAGGCTCGCGGGCTGTGTCGATCACCGGGCTGACGGATATGTGGAACCGCTTGTTCGGCGCGCAGCCCGACCCGCCGCCGTTGCTGGTGCTGATCACCGCGGTGCTCGCCGTGGCGGTGGTCGTCGTACGCCTGCCGTGGCGGATCGCCCGCAACGCGATCACCATCGCCCACGAGGGCGGTCACGCGCTGATCGCGTTGGTCACCGGACGCAAACTGAAGGGCATCCGGCTGCACTCGGACACCTCCGGGCTGACCCTGTCCGCCGGGCGGCCGACCGGGCCCGGCATGATCCTCACGCTGCTGGCCGGCTACGTCGCGCCGTCGCTGGTCGGCCTGGCCGGTGCCTGGCTGCTCGGCGGCAACCGGATCACCCTGCTGCTGTGGATCGCCGTGGCGCTGCTGTTCGCCATGCTGCTGATGATCCGCAACATGTTCGGCATCGTGTCGATCCTGGTCACCGGCGGGGTGGTCCTCGCGGTCTCCTGGTTGGCGACCCCGCAGGTACAGGCCGCGTTCGCCTACACCGGGGTGTGGTTCCTGCTGATCGGCGGGATCCGGCCGGTCGGTGAGTTGCAGCGGCTGCGCGCCCAGGGCCGCTCGCCGGAGTCGGACGCCGACCAGTTGGCCTGGCTGACCCGGGTGCCGGGTCTGGTCTGGGTGGGCCTGTTCGGCCTGGTCAACGTCGCGGCGCTGGTCGTCGGTGGGCTGCTGCTGGCCGGCCCCTGGCTGCCCGAGCTGAGCCTGCCGGTCGGGAGATGACCGTCGAGGTCGAGCAGGTAGGGGGTGGAGCGCCGCTCCACCCCCTACCTGCCTTCGTACGTCAGGTGCAGATGTCGATGCCAGGGATCCAGTTCGCGTGACCGGTGTTCATGTAGTAGTCGGAGACGAAGCCCTCGCCACCGGAGTAGACCACGTAGTCCCACACGTTGTTGCCGCCGATGTTCTGTCCGGAGCGTTGGCAGACGACGTGGACACTGGTGTACCGGGGCAGATGCCTGATGAACGTGCAGTCCTGGCTCGGCGGCAGCTTCACCGTCGGGTGGTAGCAGTCCCGAAGGCTCAGTCCGGGGTCGGGGGTCCAGGAGCCGACCGAGGCCGCGTGCCAGCTGGCTGCGGCCGGCCCGGCGGAGAGCCCCACCAGGCCGGTCACCGAGACGAGGGCGAGGGCGATCGTGGCTGCGATCCGACGGAGCGCTCGGCGGCTCCGGGGTGGTGACGATGGTGCACTGGTCATGTGTCGTTCCCTCCTGGCGGTCGGACGCTGATGTGCGTCCATGTCCAGGGAATCGGCCAGGCAGGTCGCGGCGGAAGGCTCCCGGGACCGGTCCGGACAAGGCCGGACGGGTCGCCGCCGGCTCCGTACAAGGCCGTACGGGCTTCACGCAGGCGGCCAACGCGCCGTCAGCACGGTGGATCGTAGTGAAGATCGGGAACGTACTGTCGCCACTCGGCTTCCGTCAGCGGGTCTCCCGCAGCGGAGCAGATCCAGGATGCCACCCGTGCCGGCTCGACGTCCCACAAGCGGATGGTGCCGTCGGTACCTGCCGCAGCGAGGCCGCGTCCGTCGGAGGTGAAGGTGACGGCGTTGACCGCGTCTGTCGCCCGGTTCAACACCGCGACCGGCCGTGGCGGGCCAGGCTCGTCGAGCGCCCAGAGCCAGACGGCACCGTCGATGGAGGCTGCGGCTAGGGTGTGCCCATCCGGGCTGAAGACGACCGCGAGGACGCCACCGACCGGACCGGTGACCGGTGAGCCGACCGGGGTCGGGCGGCCTGGTTCCGAGAGGTCCCAGATCCGGATGGTCCGGTCGGCGCTGCCAGCCGCGATCCGCCGACCGTCCGGGCTGAAAGCAACGCTCTGCGCATAGCCCGTGAAGCCGGTCAACGCCCGGCCGGTGGGTACCGGGTGTCGGGGGTCGCTTATGTCGAACATCCGTACGTCGGCGTCGGTCGTCGTCGCCGCGAGCAACGTGCTGTCCGGACTCGTCGCCAGCGAGAGCACGATCGCCGTGTTGCCCTCGATCGTGCCGGCCGGGTGGGCACGGGCAGGATCCGCGACGGACCAGAGATGGATGTCGCCGTCGTCTCCGCCGGCGGCCAGGACGGCTCCGTCGGCGGTGAAGGCGAGCGCTTGCACCAAGGCCTCGGGACCCTCCAGCGCCCTGTCGAACAACCGTGGAGCGGCCGGTTCACTGATGTCCCAGAGCCGTACCGCTCCAGCCCGGGTAGCTGCCGCCAGCAAGGTTCCGTCCGGGCTGACCGCCACCGTCGCGGCGAGTTCCTCGTGAGGTGTCTGACTTCGTAGCGGCGTCCCTACCGGTTCTGGCTGTCGCACCTGCTCGATGTCCCACAAGCTGACCGTGCCGTCGCGACTCGCGGAAGCCAGCAGCGGGCCGGCGACAGCGAGATTGAAGATCGTGTCGGCCGCGCCGCGCAGCACCGGTCCTGGATACCGCCAGAACCGTACGACCCCATCGATCCCGGAGGTGACAAGGCTGTGGCCGTCGTGACCCATCGCCACGCCGGTGACCGGTGCGGGGTGGGGAAGCGTCGCGGTCACCGCTCCGGACGAGAGGTCGTGGAGGTTCAGAGTCCGGTCGGACGAGCCGGTCGCAACAGTGCGGCCGTCTGGCCCGAAGGCGACGGTGTTGACCCAGCTCGTGTGCCCGGTCAGTACCCGTTCCAGGACCGGTGGATCCGGATGGGCGAGGCGCCAGACCTGAGCCGACTTGTCCGTGCTCGCCGAGGCGATACGCTGGCCGTCCGGGCTGAAGGCCACTGCGGTGATCCGTCCGGCGTGTCCGGAGGGGAAGGGACCCAGCGGCGTCGCAGCTGCGCCGCCGTCGATCCGCCACAGTCTGACGGCCCCGTCGCCGCCGGCGGCCGCCAGCATCGTCCCGAGTGGGTGCCACGCCACGGACTGGACGGTATCGGCGGAGCCGTGCAGTTCGGGCAGGACGACCGGGCGCTCCGGATCGGCGACGGTCCAGCGGTGTATCAGGCGATCAGCCCCGCCGGCGGCGAGTGTCCGTCCGTCGGGACTGAACGCGAGGGAGTAGATCGTCGATTCCGGCCCGACGATCTCGCCGACCGACCGGAACCGGTGCGTCGCTGCGGAGGCCTGCAACAGATGGATCACTTTGTCGGCGCCGGCGGCGGCGAGCAGCTTCCCGTCCGGGCTGAACGCGACCGAGTACAGCGCCGACGGCGACTGCGCCACGGGCACGTCGTCCATCAGCGCCGGTGGCCGTACCGTCGCGTCCCAGAGGCGTACCGCACCGTCGGCACCGACCGCGGCCAGCAACCGCTCGTCCGGACTGATCGCGACCGCCTGCGCCGCTGCTACGAAAGCATGACTGCGCGCGACCTCTGGCGTGACTGCGGCATCCAGCAGGCTGGACCGCGCCTCGACGGTCTCGGCGATTTCGTACGCCGCGAGACTCAACTGCATGGCCAGGGCCGGGTCGCTGTCCCGGACGCGATCAGCCCGACCCGCGATCAGCCGGGACATCGCCTCGTTGCGCTGCCTCACGGCTTCCCTGCTCCGGCTCTCGGCACGGCTGCGCTGGTCGAAGGCGTACACCGCGAGCGTCGCGGTGGTCAGAGTCAGCACGATCAGCGCAGCCACCACCTGGTACAGCGCGCGGGTCCGCCGACGGGCGTGCACGCTGCTGGCGTTGATGAACTCCCTGGTGAGCGGCGATACATCGGGGGCGTGCTGCTCGGCCCAGTCCTGTGCGGCTGTCAGCTTCACCCCGCGGTACAACGTCGCGGGATCCCGTGCCTCCGCCTGCCAGTTCGCTGCGGCCGCGTCGAGGCGCTGACCGATGATGAGGTCCGCCCGGTCGTTGTCGATCCAGTCCTGCAGTGTCGGCCAGGCCGTGAGCAACGCCTCATGCGTGATCGTGAGGGTCTCGGCGTCGACGGTGACGAGCCGTTGGCTGACGAACCGGTCGAGCACGGCCCGACCGTCTGCCAGTTCCGACGCCTCGAAGATGGCCTCGAAGGCTCGTATCGTCATTCGGCGTCGGGTGTCTGCGGCGTCGATCGATACCTGGACCAGATTCAGCAGCAGCCGACGAGCCAGTCTCTTCTGTCGGGGATCGAGACTCTGGTAGACCTCGTCGGCCGTGGCGGCCAGCGCGCCGTCGAGGGTTCCAGCCCGACG from Solwaraspora sp. WMMD791 includes:
- a CDS encoding serine/threonine protein kinase, with the translated sequence MSAVPPQLVADRYRLVEPLGQGGMGRVWKARDEVLHRDVAIKELVPPPGLTNQERREMRERSLREARAIARLNHINVVRVFDVLRTDGDPWIVMEYVPSRSLQDLLADSGPVPASRAAEIGLGVLGALRSAHLSGVMHRDVKPGNVLIGHDGRVVLTDFGLATVPGDPNVTRTGLVLGSPAYIAPERARTGSAGPEGDLWSLGATLYAAVEGQSPYARPTAIATLSALATEPPPPARRAGPLKPVLAGLLRKDPQTRMKADEAERLLTRAAGRGPRRGRSLLDGVRRPSPLGSRELRPGESRSGIVPGPRSAAPRSPVSPGPVSPVSPLPTPLPVVPGPAKYGPIARPAAASDETKVVGSPSVAADETKVVRSPAAETSVLPAPKPAAPAPAETTVLPPAGPAQPTPPTQAEPQVKAEPQVKAEPQVKAEPTQVVRAVKSGTAKPAARQEPAPAVVAPAPAVVAPAPAVAAPVDEPADEPTTVAPAVDEPADRSGPAAAEPSAPAVPAPAVAAATSVDHRPEPASQRQNWSTPALLFDRAARTIGAVPRNVLLGSAAGIVVLVLLVTVAMLSLGDEGERRGQLGTGAGESPAAPSPAAPSAAASGAPSAEASPQPSSAAPTPSAPTSPTPTTEPPTGPAQAGPLPAGWRLHEDPTGFSVPVPEGWAVTRDGNRVEFRETAQLGRLIIIDQTDSPKPDPVADWESQEQSRRGGYNNYERVRIEAVDYFLSAADWEFRYTSTRGNRLQVRNRGFVTAPDKAYSIYWSTTADRWQEDLVYFDLMASRFRPAGS
- a CDS encoding O-methyltransferase; this encodes MTTKTLPMTDALQAYVVAHGTPPDEIVGDLIAETATNLPENAQMQVAPEQAALMTMLARLVGARQAVEVGTFTGLSALAIARGLAADGQLICLDVSEEFTSVARRYWQRAGVDDRIELRIGPAADSLRALPTEPHLDLAFIDADKISYPVYWAELVPRMRPGGLIVVDNVLRHGRVLQPQSEEDRAMVAFNRQVADDDRVDVVMLAIADGLTLARRR
- a CDS encoding acyl-CoA carboxylase subunit epsilon; the protein is MSEARHDWRITRGSPTAEELAALVGAVLSRTRPVSDSDAHDGARDPAVSRWARSVRPDRGPLPRPGPDAWRTSASPR
- a CDS encoding nucleoside triphosphate pyrophosphatase — its product is MPTSMRPRLVLASASPARYALLQSAGITPQVLVSGVDEESVTLERPDELCLALARMKMVAVADRLRPDHVEGDADLLVLGCDSVLHFDGAVYGKPADAADAAERWRRMRGRSGVLYTGHALTSLASGVRAERTAATVVHFADISDDEIAAYVATGEPLRVAGSFTIDGVGAPFLDRIEGDHGTVVGLSLPLLRRLVADVGHRITDLWGAADEDR
- a CDS encoding ATP-binding cassette domain-containing protein, yielding MIETKGLRKSFRSRQGRGAKTVDAVRGVDMLVEEGEIFGFLGPNGAGKTTTLRMLATLIEPDGGEAVIAGADLLRDPGEVRRRIGYVAQGGSTWDEVTGREELVMHARMYGIGKAEAQRRATRALAAFQLTEYADRKCKTYSGGQRRRVEIALGIIHEPKVVFLDEPTTGLDPQSRAHMWDEIRRLRAEGMTVFITTHYLDEADALCDRIAIMDHGEIVTEGTPAALKREIAGEVVTVGLRPGQAATAAQLLDTQPYVAKLETPDDGGLRLFVDDGATAIPQILRTLDGAGLDLGSIELHRPSLDDVFLTKTGRSLRES
- a CDS encoding PadR family transcriptional regulator; its protein translation is MSATRMMILGLVKWMQPVHGYDVRRELLSWRADSWANVAPGSIYHALRTLAEEGLLRQVGTAQVGSRPARTSYEITAAGVEEFDDLLRRHWSDSRPAADPFLSAFAFLPAMPRAEAVAALRARAATLRAGNAAARDELAGGWPRQKPSYVGWMLELTIARAEGEIAWCERVAELIAAGASYQPAEKSADAAWAGWQADVDAGDRDPL
- a CDS encoding ABC transporter permease, with product MKFARDTWLIFQRQATLLLRNPVWIFVGVFQPIMYLLLFAPLLKPALAPMGASTDAEIYRIFVPGLLVLLAIFGGLFQGFGLIAELRAGVIERSRVTPVSRLALLLGRSLRDVVSLLLQAVIITVLAIPFGLTVQLGNLLLAYLLLALIALMTSAVSYGVALLVRSEDALAPLMNTVAQPVLLLSGILLPLAFAPLWLQRVAQWNPFSWAVDGTRALFAGNIGDDAVWQGLLITMALAALAVTWAARAFARSVR